From one Tiliqua scincoides isolate rTilSci1 chromosome 14, rTilSci1.hap2, whole genome shotgun sequence genomic stretch:
- the MMAB gene encoding corrinoid adenosyltransferase MMAB isoform X1, with product MAVARLACRRCLGRAVAARWGQRRALGHEQQLGQPPSLEAVPPKTAQAPKIYTKTGDKGFSSTFTGERRAKDDQIFDALGTLDELSSAVGLSAEFGGESRHSFVEELHKVQCVLQDAGSNVATPISSARESHLMCLLYSFPFSVERTSFSEKPILELEAWIDRYSDQLPPLTAFILPSGGKSSTVLHLSRAICRRAERCVVPLVKAGEVDANVAKYLNRLSDYLFVLARYAAMKEGKTEQIYRRPEP from the exons ATGGCCGTCGCGCGTCTTGCTTGCAGGCGCTGTTTGGGCAGGGCGGTGGCCGCGCgctgggggcagaggagggcgCTGGGccacgagcagcagctgggccAGCCCCCCAG CCTGGAGGCCGTGCCCCCAAAGACAGCCCAGGCCCCCAAAATCTACACGAAAACCGGCGACAAAG GATTTTCCAGCACATTTACTGGGGAGAGGAGAGCTAAAGACGACCAGATCTTTGACGCCCTGGGGACACTGGATGAATTAAGCTCAGCCGTGGG GTTAAGTGCTGAATTTGGTGGCGAAAGTAGGCACTCCTTTGTGGAAGAACTTCATAAG GTCCAGTGTGTGCTGCAGGATGCTGGCTCAAACGTGGCAACCCCCATCTCCTCGGCCCGGGAGTCTCACTTAA TGTGTCTCCTTTattcctttcctttctctgtaGAACGAACATCATTCAGCGAAAAACCCATTCTGGAGCTGGAGGCCTGGATCGACAGATACTCAGATCAGCTTCCTCCACTCACAGCTTTCATTTTGCCT TCTGGCGGCAAGAGCAGCACTGTCCTGCATCTCTCCAGGGCCATCTGTCGCAGAGCTGAGAGATG CGTTGTTCCTTTAGTGAAAGCCGGAGAAGTGGATGCAAATGTTGCCAAGTACTTAAACAG ACTCAGTGATTACCTGTTTGTTCTGGCCCGTTATGCTGCAATGAAAGAAGGGAAGACAGAGCAAATCTACAGAAGACCTGAGCCTTAA
- the MMAB gene encoding corrinoid adenosyltransferase MMAB isoform X2: MAVARLACRRCLGRAVAARWGQRRALGHEQQLGQPPSLEAVPPKTAQAPKIYTKTGDKGFSSTFTGERRAKDDQIFDALGTLDELSSAVGLSAEFGGESRHSFVEELHKVQCVLQDAGSNVATPISSARESHLKRTSFSEKPILELEAWIDRYSDQLPPLTAFILPSGGKSSTVLHLSRAICRRAERCVVPLVKAGEVDANVAKYLNRLSDYLFVLARYAAMKEGKTEQIYRRPEP; this comes from the exons ATGGCCGTCGCGCGTCTTGCTTGCAGGCGCTGTTTGGGCAGGGCGGTGGCCGCGCgctgggggcagaggagggcgCTGGGccacgagcagcagctgggccAGCCCCCCAG CCTGGAGGCCGTGCCCCCAAAGACAGCCCAGGCCCCCAAAATCTACACGAAAACCGGCGACAAAG GATTTTCCAGCACATTTACTGGGGAGAGGAGAGCTAAAGACGACCAGATCTTTGACGCCCTGGGGACACTGGATGAATTAAGCTCAGCCGTGGG GTTAAGTGCTGAATTTGGTGGCGAAAGTAGGCACTCCTTTGTGGAAGAACTTCATAAG GTCCAGTGTGTGCTGCAGGATGCTGGCTCAAACGTGGCAACCCCCATCTCCTCGGCCCGGGAGTCTCACTTAA AACGAACATCATTCAGCGAAAAACCCATTCTGGAGCTGGAGGCCTGGATCGACAGATACTCAGATCAGCTTCCTCCACTCACAGCTTTCATTTTGCCT TCTGGCGGCAAGAGCAGCACTGTCCTGCATCTCTCCAGGGCCATCTGTCGCAGAGCTGAGAGATG CGTTGTTCCTTTAGTGAAAGCCGGAGAAGTGGATGCAAATGTTGCCAAGTACTTAAACAG ACTCAGTGATTACCTGTTTGTTCTGGCCCGTTATGCTGCAATGAAAGAAGGGAAGACAGAGCAAATCTACAGAAGACCTGAGCCTTAA